A stretch of Carya illinoinensis cultivar Pawnee chromosome 14, C.illinoinensisPawnee_v1, whole genome shotgun sequence DNA encodes these proteins:
- the LOC122294796 gene encoding tubulin beta-4 chain has translation MREILHVQGGQCGNQIGSKFWEVVCDEHGIDPTGRYTGNSDLQLERVNVYYNEASCGRFVPRAVLMDLEPGTMDSVRTSPYGQIFRPDNFVFGQSGAGNNWAKGHYTEGAELIDAVLDVVRKEAENCDCLQGFQVCHSLGGGTGSGMGTLLISKIREEYPDRMMLTFSVFPSPKVSDTVVEPYNATLSVHQLVENADECMVLDNEALYDICFRTLKLTTPSFGDLNHLISATMSGVTCCLRFPGQLNSDLRKLAVNLIPFPRLHFFMVGFAPLTSRGSQQYRALTVPELTQQMWDAKNMMCAADPRHGRYLTASAMFRGKMSTKEVDEQMINVQNKNSSYFVEWIPNNVKSSVCDIPPRGLSMASTFIGNSTSIQEMFRRVSEQFTAMFRRKAFLHWYTGEGMDEMEFTEAESNMNDLVSEYQQYQDATADEELEYEDEEEGVQEM, from the exons ATGAGGGAAATCCTTCACGTTCAGGGTGGGCAATGCGGCAATCAGATTGGATCCAAGTTCTGGGAAGTCGTCTGCGACGAGCATGGCATAGACCCAACCGGTAGGTACACCGGGAATTCCGATCTTCAACTAGAGCGCGTCAATGTTTACTACAACGAGGCCTCCTGTGGACGGTTCGTCCCTCGTGCGGTGCTCATGGATTTGGAGCCCGGTACCATGGATAGCGTGAGGACCAGTCCCTATGGCCAGATATTCAGGCCCGATAACTTTGTTTTCGGGCAATCTGGTGCCGGGAACAACTGGGCGAAGGGGCATTACACCGAAGGAGCGGAGCTCATTGATGCCGTTCTTGATGTTGTACGAAAGGAGGCTGAGAACTGTGATTGTCTTCAGG GTTTTCAAGTATGCCACTCACTCGGTGGAGGAACCGGTTCTGGGATGGGGACTCTGCTTATTTCGAAGATCAGGGAAGAGTACCCTGACCGAATGATGCTTACTTTCTCTGTGTTCCCTTCACCAAAGGTCTCAGATACAGTTGTGGAGCCATACAATGCCACTCTTTCTGTTCACCAACTTGTTGAGAATGCAGATGAGTGCATGGTGTTGGACAACGAGGCCTTGTACGATATTTGTTTCAGGACTCTGAAGCTAACCACTCCAAGCT TTGGTGATCTGAATCATCTGATCTCTGCAACCATGAGTGGTGTTACATGCTGCCTAAGGTTCCCTGGCCAACTTAACTCTGACCTCCGGAAACTTGCAGTGAACCTTATTCCCTTCCCCCGTCTACACTTCTTTATGGTTGGATTTGCTCCTCTTACCTCACGTGGATCTCAGCAGTACCGTGCTCTAACTGTCCCAGAACTCACCCAGCAAATGTGGGATGCGAAGAACATGATGTGTGCAGCAGACCCACGACATGGTCGCTACCTCACAGCTTCAGCCATGTTCAGGGGCAAGATGAGTACTAAAGAAGTGGATGAACAAATGATCAATGTTCAGAATAAGAACTCTTCCTACTTTGTTGAGTGGATCCCAAACAATGTGAAATCAAGTGTCTGTGACATTCCACCAAGAGGCCTCTCTATGGCATCGACCTTTATTGGCAACTCCACCTCTATTCAGGAGATGTTTAGGCGGGTGAGCGAGCAGTTCACAGCTATGTTCAGGAGGAAGGCTTTCTTGCACTGGTACACTGGGGAAGGCATGGATGAAATGGAGTTTACAGAGGCCGAAAGCAACATGAACGACCTTGTATCTGAATACCAGCAGTACCAAGATGCCACGGCTGATGAGGAGCTGGAGTATGAGGACGAGGAGGAAGGTGTGCAGGAGATGTGA